The Serratia rhizosphaerae genome has a segment encoding these proteins:
- a CDS encoding I78 family peptidase inhibitor: MKFYRKTLMLAALMTLAACSSTSENGATASSVDADDTCGASQYQNYVGKPLSSLDGVQIDARQVRTIPYNAAVTMDFNLTRLNFLGDRDDKITRVYCG; this comes from the coding sequence GTGAAGTTTTATCGGAAAACGTTGATGTTGGCGGCGCTGATGACGCTGGCTGCCTGTAGCAGTACGTCAGAAAACGGCGCGACTGCGTCGTCGGTCGATGCGGATGACACCTGCGGCGCGTCGCAGTATCAAAACTACGTGGGCAAGCCGCTCTCTTCGCTGGACGGCGTGCAGATTGACGCCCGTCAGGTGCGCACCATTCCTTATAATGCAGCGGTCACCATGGATTTCAACCTGACCCGCCTGAACTTCCTCGGCGATCGGGACGATAAAATCACGCGCGTTTACTGCGGCTGA
- a CDS encoding MFS transporter: MPSVHTVSTSRIASPHPAWGAVFSMALGVVVLIASEFMPVSLLTPIAQDLAISQGQAGQAISVSGLFAVLTSLLNTPLTGRFDRKKVLIGFTLLLTFSGLLVTFAANGVMFMTGRALLGIAIGGFWSMSTATVMRLVPVHAVARGLALINGGNALAATIAAPLGSFLGQYIGWRGAFFIVVPLAIVAFVWQWRAIPTLPAASRQQGSANPFRLLRNPQVALGMTGIMLFFMGQFAVFTYLRPFLEEVTQISVTQLSLTLLALGAFGLLGTWMIGHLLQRRLFAWLVAIPLAMALIVGLLIETGASFMFVGPLLALWGLVATPAPVAWGLWLSKALPDDAETGGGLMVAVIQGAITLGAGVGGVLFDVVGWWSPFAFGLLLLLGSALFAWFAMINSVRIDMAAVEH, translated from the coding sequence ATGCCGTCAGTTCATACCGTTTCAACATCGCGTATCGCCAGCCCGCATCCCGCCTGGGGTGCCGTATTTTCTATGGCGCTGGGCGTGGTGGTGCTTATTGCCTCCGAATTTATGCCGGTCAGTCTGCTGACGCCGATTGCACAGGATCTCGCCATCAGTCAGGGCCAGGCGGGGCAGGCCATCTCCGTATCCGGCCTGTTTGCGGTACTGACCAGCCTGCTTAATACCCCGCTGACCGGTCGCTTTGATCGGAAAAAAGTGCTGATCGGCTTTACCTTGCTGCTGACCTTTTCCGGTCTGTTGGTGACCTTCGCCGCCAATGGCGTGATGTTTATGACCGGTCGCGCTCTGTTGGGGATTGCCATCGGCGGTTTCTGGTCAATGTCCACGGCGACCGTGATGCGTCTGGTACCTGTGCATGCGGTGGCCCGGGGGTTGGCGCTGATTAACGGCGGCAATGCGTTGGCGGCGACCATCGCTGCGCCGCTGGGCAGTTTTTTGGGGCAGTATATCGGCTGGCGCGGGGCGTTTTTTATCGTTGTGCCGCTGGCGATCGTTGCCTTTGTCTGGCAGTGGCGCGCGATCCCGACTTTGCCCGCCGCGTCGCGACAGCAGGGGTCGGCCAATCCGTTTCGCCTGCTGCGTAACCCTCAGGTGGCGCTGGGAATGACCGGCATTATGTTGTTCTTTATGGGGCAGTTTGCGGTCTTTACCTATTTGCGGCCATTTTTGGAAGAGGTGACGCAGATTTCCGTTACCCAGCTTTCGCTGACGCTGCTGGCATTGGGGGCCTTCGGCCTGCTGGGCACCTGGATGATTGGTCATCTGCTGCAGCGCCGCCTGTTCGCCTGGCTGGTGGCGATTCCGTTAGCCATGGCGCTGATTGTCGGCCTGCTGATTGAAACCGGTGCATCTTTTATGTTTGTCGGGCCGCTGTTGGCGCTCTGGGGACTGGTGGCGACGCCGGCGCCGGTGGCCTGGGGGCTGTGGTTGAGTAAAGCGCTGCCCGATGATGCCGAGACGGGCGGCGGCCTGATGGTGGCGGTGATCCAGGGGGCGATTACTTTGGGCGCAGGCGTGGGCGGCGTGTTGTTCGACGTGGTCGGCTGGTGGAGCCCCTTTGCATTTGGTCTGTTGCTGCTGCTGGGGTCGGCGCTGTTTGCCTGGTTTGCCATGATCAACAGCGTCAGGATAGATATGGCGGCGGTGGAACATTAA
- a CDS encoding MATE family efflux transporter has translation MQKYFIEARSLLALAIPVIIAQIAQTAMGVVDTIMAGAYSATDMAAVAVGTSIWLPAILFGHGLLLALTPVIAQLNGSGRRDRIAHQISQGFWLASGVSVLIIAVLYNSKYMIDMMHNVDPQLAEKAVGYLHAIMWGAPGYLFFQVMRNQCEGLSKTKPGMVIGFIGLLVNIPINYIFIYGKFGMPELGGVGCGVATGSVYWVMFLLMRWYVRRAPSQRDIKPERAWSPVDWATLRRLAGLGLPVALALFFEVTLFAVVALLVSPLGIVAVAGHQIALNFSSLMFVLPLSLGVGSTIRVGHRLGESNVDGARVAAYSAIGVGIAMACGTALFTALLREPIALLYNDTPAVVAMASHLMLLAAVYQISDSIQVIGSGVLRGYKDTRSIFFITFIAYWVLGLPSGYLLALTDYIVPAMGPSGFWIGFIIGLTFAAIMMVLRMRWLQRQPAALILQRSTR, from the coding sequence GTGCAGAAGTACTTTATTGAAGCGCGTAGTTTATTAGCCCTCGCTATTCCGGTCATTATCGCGCAAATCGCCCAGACGGCGATGGGCGTGGTGGATACCATTATGGCGGGTGCGTACAGCGCCACGGATATGGCTGCGGTTGCAGTCGGCACATCTATCTGGCTACCGGCTATTCTGTTCGGCCACGGCCTGCTATTGGCGTTAACGCCGGTTATCGCCCAGCTTAACGGCTCCGGCCGTCGCGACCGCATCGCGCATCAAATCAGTCAGGGCTTCTGGCTGGCGAGCGGCGTCTCCGTGCTGATTATCGCCGTGCTGTATAACAGCAAATATATGATCGACATGATGCACAATGTCGATCCGCAACTGGCGGAAAAGGCCGTCGGCTACCTGCATGCCATTATGTGGGGCGCGCCGGGCTATTTATTCTTCCAGGTTATGCGAAACCAGTGTGAAGGGTTATCTAAAACCAAGCCGGGGATGGTGATTGGCTTTATCGGCCTGCTGGTAAATATTCCCATTAACTATATTTTCATTTACGGCAAATTCGGTATGCCGGAACTGGGCGGCGTCGGCTGCGGCGTTGCTACCGGCAGCGTCTATTGGGTGATGTTCCTGCTGATGCGCTGGTACGTGCGCCGCGCGCCGTCGCAGCGCGATATCAAACCGGAGCGCGCCTGGTCGCCGGTCGACTGGGCCACGCTGCGACGCCTGGCCGGCCTCGGCCTGCCGGTCGCCCTGGCGCTGTTCTTCGAAGTGACGCTGTTCGCCGTGGTGGCGCTGCTGGTGTCGCCGCTCGGTATCGTCGCCGTCGCCGGGCACCAGATCGCCCTGAACTTCAGCTCGCTGATGTTCGTGCTGCCGCTGTCGCTCGGCGTCGGCTCCACCATCCGCGTCGGCCACCGGCTGGGGGAAAGTAACGTCGACGGCGCGCGCGTCGCGGCCTACAGCGCCATCGGCGTCGGCATCGCCATGGCCTGCGGCACCGCGCTGTTTACCGCCCTGCTGCGCGAGCCGATCGCGCTGCTGTATAACGACACGCCGGCGGTGGTCGCCATGGCCTCCCACCTGATGCTGCTGGCCGCTGTCTACCAGATTTCAGACTCTATTCAGGTAATCGGCAGCGGCGTGCTGCGCGGCTACAAAGATACGCGTTCGATCTTCTTCATCACCTTTATCGCCTATTGGGTGCTGGGGCTGCCGAGCGGTTATCTGCTGGCGCTGACCGACTACATCGTGCCGGCGATGGGGCCGAGCGGTTTCTGGATCGGCTTTATTATCGGCCTGACCTTCGCCGCCATCATGATGGTGCTGCGCATGCGCTGGCTGCAGCGTCAGCCCGCCGCGCTGATTTTGCAGCGTTCCACCCGCTGA
- a CDS encoding cupin translates to MLKFIAASAFTTPDNGQSRREGQLSDGRVAAEVRFEAGAFGQLKKRADAVHIRVIDGDFEFTVGSDILLLQAGESVAVPAQVPSGCFCLSAGTLLEISA, encoded by the coding sequence ATGTTGAAATTCATTGCCGCATCGGCGTTTACCACGCCCGATAACGGCCAGTCCCGCCGTGAGGGACAACTGAGCGACGGCCGCGTCGCCGCGGAAGTCCGCTTTGAGGCCGGCGCCTTCGGCCAGCTGAAAAAGCGTGCTGACGCCGTGCACATCCGGGTGATAGACGGCGACTTTGAATTTACCGTCGGCAGCGATATTCTCCTGCTGCAGGCCGGCGAAAGCGTGGCTGTCCCGGCGCAGGTGCCCAGCGGCTGCTTCTGCCTGAGCGCCGGTACGCTGCTGGAAATCAGCGCCTGA
- a CDS encoding major outer membrane lipoprotein has translation MNRTKLVLGAVILGSTLLAGCSSNAKIDQLSSDVQTLNAKVDQLSNDVNSIRSDVQAAKDDAARANQRLDNQAHSYKK, from the coding sequence ATGAATCGTACTAAACTGGTACTGGGCGCTGTAATCCTGGGTTCTACTCTGCTGGCTGGTTGCTCTAGCAACGCTAAAATCGATCAACTGTCTTCTGACGTTCAGACTCTGAACGCTAAAGTTGATCAACTGAGCAACGACGTGAACTCTATCCGTTCCGACGTTCAAGCAGCTAAAGACGACGCAGCACGTGCTAACCAGCGTCTGGACAACCAAGCTCATTCTTACAAAAAGTAA
- a CDS encoding L,D-transpeptidase family protein — MKRALTLMGVLFASVLAGSQAANATEYPLPPANSRLIGENTTYTVPDAGLSLEAIAAKYQIGLLGMLEANPGTDPYLPKPGKVLTIPTQMLLPDTKREGIVVNLAELRLYYYPKGEDKVIVYPIGIGQTGMHTPLKVTSVSQKIPNPTWTPTANIRKRYAAKGETLPAVVPAGPNNPMGLFAMRLSMGHGEYLIHGTNANFGIGMRVSSGCIRLRPDDIEALFNSVPKGTRVQIINEPVKVSVEPDGKRYAEVHQPLSKVESDDPQTMPISLSKSQQKFADSADTDKSVFDSAVTRRSGMPVLVSVGQNPADVPLPSVQLFGGSKQAEAQAAPISQAQ, encoded by the coding sequence ATGAAACGTGCGTTGACTTTAATGGGCGTACTATTCGCCTCCGTGTTGGCCGGCAGTCAGGCCGCTAATGCGACCGAATATCCGTTGCCGCCGGCGAACAGCCGTCTGATCGGCGAGAATACCACCTACACCGTACCGGATGCCGGCCTTTCACTGGAGGCGATTGCCGCCAAATACCAGATCGGCCTGCTGGGCATGCTGGAGGCCAACCCCGGCACCGACCCTTACCTGCCCAAGCCGGGCAAAGTGCTGACCATTCCGACGCAGATGCTGCTGCCGGATACCAAGCGCGAGGGCATTGTGGTCAATCTGGCGGAGCTGCGTCTGTATTATTACCCGAAAGGCGAAGACAAGGTGATCGTCTACCCGATCGGCATCGGCCAGACCGGGATGCACACGCCGCTGAAAGTCACCTCGGTCAGCCAGAAGATCCCTAACCCGACCTGGACGCCGACCGCCAATATTCGCAAGCGCTACGCGGCGAAGGGCGAGACGCTGCCGGCGGTGGTGCCGGCCGGCCCGAATAACCCGATGGGGCTGTTTGCCATGCGCCTGTCGATGGGGCATGGCGAGTATCTGATCCACGGCACCAACGCCAACTTCGGCATCGGCATGCGCGTCAGCTCCGGCTGTATCCGCCTGCGCCCTGACGATATCGAAGCGCTGTTCAACAGCGTGCCGAAGGGCACCCGCGTGCAGATTATCAACGAGCCGGTGAAGGTATCGGTTGAGCCGGACGGCAAACGCTATGCGGAAGTGCATCAGCCGCTGTCGAAAGTTGAAAGCGACGATCCGCAGACCATGCCGATTTCGCTCTCCAAGTCGCAGCAGAAGTTTGCCGATAGCGCAGATACGGATAAGTCGGTGTTTGACAGCGCCGTAACGCGCCGTTCCGGCATGCCGGTGCTGGTCAGCGTCGGGCAGAACCCTGCAGACGTCCCTCTGCCGTCGGTACAGCTGTTTGGCGGTAGTAAGCAGGCCGAGGCACAGGCAGCGCCGATCAGCCAGGCACAGTAG
- a CDS encoding riboflavin synthase subunit alpha produces MFTGIVQGIAPLVAIEEKPNFRTHVIDMPDELLPGLELGASVAHNGCCLTVTAVEGNRVSFDLIKETLRLTNLGSLTVGDKVNVERAAKFNDEIGGHLMSGHIICTAEIAKIFTSENNRQVWLRMPNADLMKYVLHKGFVGIDGISLTIGEVVNNRFCVHLIPETLERTTLGKKRLGDKVNIEIDPQTQAVVDTVERVLASREAATAQIADPTPKP; encoded by the coding sequence ATGTTTACCGGTATCGTACAAGGCATTGCGCCGCTGGTTGCAATAGAAGAAAAACCTAATTTCCGTACCCACGTGATTGACATGCCCGATGAGCTACTGCCCGGTCTGGAGCTGGGCGCGTCGGTGGCGCATAACGGCTGCTGCCTGACCGTCACGGCGGTAGAGGGCAACCGCGTCAGTTTCGACCTGATTAAAGAGACTCTGCGGTTGACCAATCTGGGCAGTCTGACGGTCGGCGATAAAGTCAATGTGGAAAGAGCGGCGAAATTTAACGATGAAATTGGCGGCCATCTGATGTCCGGCCATATTATCTGCACCGCGGAAATTGCCAAGATCTTCACCTCGGAAAACAACCGTCAGGTCTGGCTGCGTATGCCGAATGCCGACCTGATGAAGTATGTGCTGCACAAGGGGTTTGTCGGCATTGACGGCATCAGCCTGACCATCGGCGAAGTGGTGAACAACCGTTTCTGCGTGCATCTGATCCCGGAAACGCTGGAGCGCACGACGCTGGGTAAAAAACGTCTGGGCGACAAGGTCAATATTGAAATCGATCCGCAAACGCAGGCGGTAGTGGATACCGTCGAGCGCGTATTGGCCAGCCGTGAAGCGGCGACGGCGCAGATTGCGGATCCGACGCCGAAACCCTGA
- the pykF gene encoding pyruvate kinase PykF: MKKTKIVCTIGPKTESEEMLTQLLNAGMNVMRLNFSHGDYEEHGNRIKNMRAVMAKTGTTAGILLDTKGPEIRTMKLEGGKDAALVAGQTFTFTTDQSVIGNNERVAVTYPGFADDLKIGNTVLVDDGLIGMEVTDISESEVVCKVLNNGDLGENKGVNLPGVSIQLPALAEKDKRDLIFGCEQGVDFVAASFIRKRSDVLEIREHLKAHGGEQIQIISKIENQEGLNNFDEILEASDGIMVARGDLGVEIPVEEVIFAQKMMIEKCNRARKVVITATQMLDSMIKNPRPTRAEAGDVANAILDGTDAVMLSGESAKGKYPLEAVSIMATICERTDRVMPSRIDSLNDTRKLRITEAVCRGAVETAEKLAAPLIVVATSGGKSAKSVRKYFPDANILALTTHEVTCHQLALSKGVIPQMVKEIASTDDFYRLGKEAALASGLAQKGDIVVMVSGALVPSGTTNTASVHVL, translated from the coding sequence ATGAAAAAGACCAAAATTGTTTGCACCATCGGTCCAAAAACCGAATCGGAAGAGATGCTGACCCAACTGCTGAACGCCGGCATGAACGTAATGCGCCTGAATTTCTCGCACGGCGACTATGAAGAGCACGGCAACCGCATCAAAAACATGCGTGCGGTCATGGCCAAGACCGGCACCACCGCCGGCATCCTGCTGGACACCAAAGGCCCGGAAATCCGCACCATGAAGCTGGAAGGCGGTAAAGACGCGGCGCTGGTCGCCGGCCAGACCTTCACCTTCACCACCGATCAAAGCGTTATCGGCAACAACGAGCGCGTCGCCGTAACCTACCCTGGCTTCGCCGACGACCTGAAAATCGGCAACACCGTGCTGGTTGACGACGGCCTGATCGGCATGGAAGTGACCGATATCAGCGAAAGCGAAGTCGTGTGCAAGGTGCTGAACAACGGCGACCTGGGTGAAAACAAAGGCGTTAACCTGCCGGGCGTCTCCATCCAACTGCCGGCGCTGGCGGAAAAAGACAAACGCGACCTGATCTTCGGCTGCGAACAAGGCGTGGACTTCGTGGCCGCCTCCTTTATCCGTAAACGTTCCGACGTGCTGGAAATCCGTGAACATCTGAAAGCTCACGGCGGCGAGCAGATCCAGATCATCTCCAAGATTGAAAATCAGGAAGGCCTGAACAACTTCGACGAAATCCTCGAAGCCTCTGACGGCATCATGGTCGCCCGCGGCGATCTGGGCGTGGAAATCCCGGTGGAAGAAGTGATCTTCGCGCAGAAGATGATGATTGAAAAATGTAATCGCGCACGCAAAGTGGTGATCACCGCCACCCAGATGCTCGACTCGATGATCAAGAATCCGCGCCCTACCCGTGCGGAAGCCGGCGACGTCGCCAACGCCATTCTGGACGGCACCGACGCCGTTATGCTGTCCGGCGAGAGCGCCAAGGGCAAATACCCGCTGGAAGCGGTCAGCATCATGGCGACCATCTGCGAGCGCACCGATAGAGTGATGCCTAGCCGCATCGACAGCCTGAACGACACCCGCAAACTGCGCATCACCGAAGCGGTATGCCGCGGCGCGGTGGAAACCGCCGAGAAACTGGCCGCGCCGCTGATCGTGGTCGCCACCAGCGGCGGCAAGTCAGCCAAATCCGTGCGTAAATACTTCCCGGACGCCAACATCCTGGCGCTGACCACCCATGAAGTCACCTGCCACCAGCTGGCGCTGAGCAAAGGCGTCATCCCGCAGATGGTCAAAGAAATCGCCTCTACCGACGACTTCTACCGCCTGGGTAAGGAAGCGGCGCTGGCCAGCGGCCTGGCGCAGAAAGGCGATATCGTGGTGATGGTTTCCGGCGCGCTGGTGCCAAGCGGCACCACCAATACCGCCTCCGTTCACGTGCTGTAA
- the cfa gene encoding cyclopropane fatty acyl phospholipid synthase has protein sequence MSSSCLEDLSIQDNQWYRIAHEMLSMADIEINGTRPFDIQVKNPEFFKRVLQEGSLGLGESYMDGWWECERLDCFFHRVLASGLERKLPHHFKDTLRIAAARLTNLQSKKRAWIVGKEHYDLGNDLFTLMLDPYMQYSCGYWKSAETLEQAQENKLRMICDKLQLQPGMRLLDIGCGWGGLSAFAAKNYGVSVVGVTISAEQQKLAQARCAGLDVDIQLQDYRDLHQQFDRIVSVGMFEHVGPKNYRTYFDVVERNLKPDGLFLLHTIGSNRTDMNVDPWINKYIFPNGCLPSVAHIAQTSEGHFVMEDWHNFGADYDRTLMAWYERFQQAWPQLAERYSERFERMFSYYLNACAGAFRSRDIQLWQVLFSPKGVEGGIRVPR, from the coding sequence ATGAGTTCATCGTGTTTAGAAGATCTGAGCATCCAGGACAACCAATGGTATCGTATCGCCCATGAAATGCTCAGCATGGCCGATATAGAAATAAACGGCACCCGACCTTTCGATATTCAGGTAAAGAACCCCGAATTTTTTAAACGCGTGCTGCAGGAAGGCTCTCTTGGGCTAGGTGAAAGTTATATGGACGGCTGGTGGGAGTGCGAGCGGCTGGACTGTTTTTTTCATCGCGTGCTGGCCTCCGGCCTGGAAAGGAAACTCCCCCACCATTTTAAAGATACGCTGCGCATTGCCGCCGCGCGTTTAACCAATCTGCAGTCGAAGAAGCGCGCATGGATCGTGGGGAAGGAGCATTACGATCTCGGTAATGACTTATTTACCCTGATGCTGGATCCTTATATGCAATATTCCTGCGGCTACTGGAAAAGCGCCGAGACGCTGGAACAGGCGCAGGAAAATAAATTGCGCATGATCTGCGACAAGCTACAATTACAGCCGGGTATGCGCCTGCTGGATATTGGCTGCGGCTGGGGCGGGCTGTCAGCATTTGCGGCAAAAAATTACGGTGTCTCGGTGGTGGGCGTGACCATCTCCGCCGAACAGCAGAAGCTGGCGCAGGCGCGCTGCGCCGGGCTGGACGTCGATATTCAACTGCAGGATTACCGCGATCTGCATCAGCAATTTGACCGCATCGTCTCGGTCGGCATGTTTGAACACGTCGGGCCGAAAAACTACCGCACCTATTTCGACGTGGTGGAGCGCAATTTAAAACCCGACGGTTTATTCCTGCTGCACACCATCGGTTCAAACAGAACCGATATGAATGTCGATCCGTGGATCAATAAATATATCTTCCCGAACGGCTGCCTGCCCTCGGTAGCGCATATTGCCCAGACCAGCGAAGGCCATTTCGTGATGGAAGACTGGCATAATTTCGGCGCCGACTACGATCGCACCCTGATGGCCTGGTATGAACGTTTTCAACAGGCGTGGCCGCAGCTGGCCGAACGCTATTCCGAGCGTTTCGAACGGATGTTCAGTTACTACCTCAACGCCTGTGCCGGCGCCTTCCGCTCGCGCGATATTCAGCTGTGGCAGGTGCTGTTCAGCCCGAAAGGGGTTGAAGGCGGCATACGCGTGCCGCGTTGA
- a CDS encoding LysR family transcriptional regulator: MNDILAFLAVAKAQSFTRAAKQLGVSPSALSHTVRNLEERLGVRLLTRTTRNVAPTEAGERLMTSTGPLFEQITAEIDKIGELRDKPAGTIRITCSDDAAEQILRPALPAFLAKYPDINVEICIDYGFTNIVEQRFDAGIRLGEAISQDMIAVRLGPDWRLSVVGAPSYFAASPTPLHPRDLTAHNCINIRYSLGGSVYVWEFEKDARPLSVRVTGQMTANSNIHILNAALDGIGLAYLPDFMVQPYLDDGRLVEVLADWSPYFAGFHLYYPNRRNASPAFSALVEAIRYRQP; encoded by the coding sequence ATGAATGACATCCTCGCTTTTCTTGCGGTGGCTAAAGCGCAAAGTTTTACCCGGGCGGCGAAACAGCTGGGCGTCAGCCCTTCGGCATTAAGCCATACCGTCCGTAACCTTGAAGAACGGTTAGGCGTACGTTTATTAACGCGCACCACCCGTAACGTGGCCCCCACCGAGGCCGGCGAGCGGCTGATGACCTCCACCGGCCCGCTGTTCGAGCAGATAACGGCGGAAATAGATAAAATCGGCGAACTGCGGGATAAGCCCGCCGGCACCATCCGCATCACCTGCTCTGACGATGCGGCGGAACAGATCTTACGCCCCGCGCTGCCGGCATTTCTTGCCAAATACCCGGATATCAACGTTGAAATCTGCATTGATTACGGTTTTACCAATATCGTCGAGCAGCGCTTTGACGCCGGGATCCGGCTGGGCGAGGCGATCAGCCAGGATATGATCGCCGTGCGGCTCGGGCCGGACTGGCGGCTATCGGTGGTCGGCGCGCCGTCCTACTTTGCCGCTAGCCCGACGCCGTTGCACCCGCGCGATCTGACGGCCCACAACTGCATCAATATCCGTTACTCACTGGGCGGCAGCGTTTATGTCTGGGAGTTCGAAAAGGATGCCCGGCCGCTGAGCGTACGGGTTACTGGCCAGATGACCGCCAACAGTAATATCCATATCCTCAACGCCGCGTTGGACGGCATCGGGCTGGCCTATCTCCCCGATTTTATGGTGCAGCCTTACCTGGACGACGGACGGTTGGTCGAAGTGCTGGCCGACTGGAGCCCCTACTTCGCCGGTTTCCACCTGTATTACCCCAACCGACGCAATGCCTCTCCGGCGTTTTCCGCACTGGTTGAGGCGATCCGCTACCGCCAGCCCTGA
- the punR gene encoding DNA-binding transcriptional activator PunR gives MWSEYSLDVVDAVARTGSFSAAAQELHRVPSAVSYTVRQLEQWLAVPLFERRHRDVMLTPAGALFVQESRAVIKKMLDTRRQCQQVANGWRGQVKIAVDLIVKPQRCRQLVLDFYRHFPDVELLLQPEVFNGVWDALVDGRAEMAIGATRAVPAGGGFAFRDMGFMNWLCVVSADHPLAGLNGALSDEQLRPYPALLLEDTSRNLPKRVTWSLDNQRRLVVPDWVSAVDCLRGGLCVGMAPAHRVLPLVARGELAVLQLHEPFPPSACCLTWQQPNQSPAIAWLLDYLGDSETLNHEWLSEEEEAGPAEE, from the coding sequence ATGTGGTCTGAATATTCACTGGATGTGGTCGACGCCGTGGCGCGTACCGGCAGTTTCAGCGCGGCGGCGCAGGAGCTGCACCGCGTTCCTTCCGCGGTCAGCTATACCGTGCGCCAGTTGGAGCAGTGGCTGGCGGTGCCGCTGTTTGAGCGGCGCCATCGCGACGTCATGCTGACGCCGGCGGGGGCGCTGTTTGTCCAGGAGTCACGCGCTGTCATCAAAAAAATGCTCGACACGCGCCGTCAGTGCCAGCAGGTCGCCAACGGCTGGCGCGGGCAGGTGAAGATCGCCGTCGATCTGATTGTTAAGCCGCAGCGCTGCCGACAGCTGGTACTGGATTTCTATCGTCATTTCCCGGACGTTGAACTGCTGCTGCAGCCGGAAGTGTTCAACGGCGTATGGGATGCGCTGGTGGATGGCCGCGCCGAAATGGCCATCGGCGCCACGCGCGCAGTGCCCGCCGGCGGCGGGTTCGCCTTTCGCGATATGGGCTTTATGAACTGGCTGTGCGTGGTCAGCGCCGATCATCCGCTGGCCGGGCTGAACGGCGCGCTCAGTGATGAACAGCTGCGTCCCTATCCGGCGCTGTTGCTGGAGGATACGTCGCGCAATCTGCCCAAGCGAGTGACCTGGTCGCTGGACAACCAGCGCCGCCTGGTGGTGCCGGACTGGGTGTCGGCGGTGGATTGCCTGCGTGGCGGTTTATGCGTCGGCATGGCGCCGGCGCACAGGGTGTTGCCGCTGGTGGCGCGCGGCGAGCTGGCGGTGCTGCAGCTGCACGAACCGTTTCCGCCCAGCGCCTGCTGTTTGACCTGGCAGCAACCTAATCAGTCGCCGGCCATCGCCTGGCTGCTGGATTATCTGGGGGACAGCGAGACGCTGAATCATGAGTGGCTGAGCGAAGAAGAGGAAGCGGGGCCGGCAGAGGAGTAG
- the punC gene encoding purine nucleoside transporter PunC: MRNFGFMFYLAGLSMLGFLATDMYLPAFGMMQKDLQISPGAISASLSIFLAGFAFAQLLWGPLSDKLGRKPVLLIGLALFGLGCLGMMWADNALQLWTLRFIQAVGVCAAAVTWQAIVIDRYPGSRANQVFATIMPLVALSPALAPLVGAWLLNHLNWRAIFAVLLAITLLLLLPTLLLRDKPRPRTDEGAVPGIGFLQLLKSPLYSGNVLVYAACSAGFFAWLTGSPFILGNMGYSPNDIGLSYVPQTLAFLLGGFGCRAALSRTNGNTLLPWLLLIYAVSMVALYLVATLTTPTLTTLLIPFCLMALVNGATYPIVVANALTPFPESTGKAAALQNTLQLGLCFVASMLVSTYITQPLLATVTVMVATVALAAAGYLLQRGNGVRRQDAERRQHANSAS, from the coding sequence ATGCGAAACTTTGGATTTATGTTTTATCTGGCCGGCCTGAGTATGCTCGGCTTTCTGGCCACGGATATGTACCTGCCGGCCTTCGGCATGATGCAGAAAGATCTGCAGATTTCTCCCGGCGCCATTAGCGCCAGCCTGAGCATCTTCCTGGCTGGCTTTGCCTTTGCGCAACTGCTGTGGGGGCCCTTGTCCGACAAACTGGGACGCAAACCGGTGCTGCTGATTGGCCTGGCGCTGTTTGGGCTGGGTTGCCTCGGCATGATGTGGGCGGACAACGCGCTGCAACTGTGGACGCTGCGCTTTATACAGGCGGTCGGCGTCTGCGCCGCCGCCGTGACCTGGCAGGCCATCGTGATCGACCGCTACCCGGGCAGCCGCGCCAACCAGGTGTTTGCCACCATTATGCCGTTGGTCGCTCTCTCACCGGCGCTGGCGCCGCTGGTCGGCGCCTGGCTGCTGAACCACCTGAACTGGCGCGCGATCTTCGCCGTGCTGCTGGCCATTACGCTGCTGCTGCTGTTGCCGACGCTGCTGCTGCGCGACAAGCCGCGTCCGCGAACCGATGAAGGCGCGGTGCCAGGCATCGGTTTCCTGCAGTTGCTGAAGTCGCCGCTGTACAGCGGCAACGTGCTGGTGTACGCCGCCTGCTCAGCCGGTTTCTTCGCCTGGCTGACCGGCTCGCCGTTTATTCTGGGCAATATGGGCTACAGCCCGAACGATATCGGCCTGAGCTATGTGCCGCAGACGCTGGCGTTTCTGCTCGGGGGGTTCGGCTGCCGCGCCGCATTAAGCCGCACGAACGGCAATACGCTGCTGCCGTGGCTACTCCTCATATACGCCGTCAGCATGGTGGCGCTGTATCTGGTCGCCACGCTGACCACGCCGACGCTGACCACACTGCTGATCCCATTCTGCCTGATGGCGCTGGTTAACGGCGCCACCTACCCGATCGTGGTGGCGAATGCGCTGACGCCGTTCCCGGAAAGCACCGGTAAAGCGGCGGCGCTGCAGAACACCCTGCAGCTGGGCCTGTGTTTTGTCGCCAGTATGCTGGTCTCCACCTATATCACCCAGCCGCTGCTGGCGACGGTGACGGTGATGGTCGCCACGGTGGCGCTGGCCGCCGCCGGCTATCTGCTGCAGCGCGGCAACGGTGTACGACGGCAAGACGCCGAACGACGCCAGCATGCTAACTCTGCGTCATAA